The following proteins come from a genomic window of Micromonospora zamorensis:
- a CDS encoding DUF503 domain-containing protein has translation MFTGTAVFDLLLPGDSRSLKAKRSYVRPIVAALRRFEVSAAEVGALDLHGRAQIAVAVVAAETAHVREVLDSCERLVAGRPEVELLSVRRRLYGVDDD, from the coding sequence ATGTTTACCGGAACCGCGGTCTTCGACCTGCTGCTGCCGGGTGACTCCCGGTCGCTCAAAGCCAAGAGATCATATGTACGGCCGATCGTGGCGGCTCTGCGCCGCTTCGAGGTGTCGGCCGCCGAGGTGGGTGCGCTCGACCTGCACGGTCGAGCGCAGATTGCGGTGGCCGTGGTGGCCGCCGAGACGGCGCACGTCCGCGAGGTGCTCGACTCCTGTGAGCGCCTGGTGGCCGGCCGTCCCGAGGTCGAGCTGTTGTCGGTTCGACGCCGGTTGTACGGCGTGGACGACGACTGA
- the rbfA gene encoding 30S ribosome-binding factor RbfA — translation MSDPAKVRRHAERVRELVASVVRSQIKDPRLGMITITDARITADLRDATVFYTVLGDSVAQADTAAALESAKGLLRSTVGKALGLRHSPTLTFVLDDVQDQVKHIDDLLAAARNADAEVQRLAAQAKYAGEAQPYRVDDETDEDDETDEAEEATDVKETPRGGETR, via the coding sequence ATGTCTGATCCGGCCAAGGTACGCCGGCACGCGGAACGGGTGCGTGAGCTGGTCGCGTCGGTGGTGCGGAGCCAGATCAAGGACCCGCGGCTCGGGATGATCACCATCACCGATGCCCGGATTACCGCTGACCTGCGCGACGCGACGGTCTTCTACACCGTGCTCGGTGACTCGGTGGCCCAGGCGGACACCGCGGCGGCTCTGGAGAGCGCCAAGGGGCTGCTGCGCAGCACTGTCGGCAAGGCGCTCGGGCTGCGTCACTCGCCGACCCTCACGTTCGTCCTCGACGACGTTCAGGACCAGGTCAAGCACATCGACGACCTGCTCGCCGCGGCCCGCAACGCCGACGCCGAGGTGCAGCGGCTCGCCGCCCAGGCGAAGTACGCGGGCGAGGCCCAGCCGTACCGGGTCGACGACGAGACGGACGAGGACGACGAGACGGACGAGGCCGAGGAGGCCACCGACGTCAAGGAGACCCCGCGGGGTGGGGAAACGCGGTGA
- a CDS encoding DHH family phosphoesterase encodes MTSTASVPLAGAAGVAPAELDWAAAEALLRAVPPNGRVLLICHVNPDGDALGSMLGFGLGLRQLGVREVQATFPGPPEVPEPFHGLPGLELLVPADAADVAPDLVICFDAASESRLGELAGRLSSAGAALVLDHHASNPGFGTVNLVDPGAAATSVVAEQLLARLGVVVDRAIAECLYVALTTDTGSFRFAATTPAVHEMAARLLATGISPGDISRRVFDTRPFGAVRLFGEVLGRAQLEPSAAGGRGLVWTFATLDDLARHDQRPYVLEALIDSVRCTAEADVGCVLKQTTSGEWAVSMRSKGAVDVSRVAVALGGGGHTFAAGFTGRGTVEQVVESIRGQLDAALVRSVR; translated from the coding sequence GTGACGAGCACCGCCAGCGTCCCGCTCGCCGGGGCGGCCGGGGTCGCTCCCGCCGAGTTGGACTGGGCCGCGGCCGAGGCGCTGCTGCGGGCTGTCCCGCCGAACGGCCGGGTGCTGCTGATCTGTCACGTCAACCCGGACGGCGACGCGCTGGGCAGCATGCTCGGCTTCGGTCTGGGTCTGCGGCAGCTCGGCGTACGCGAGGTGCAGGCGACCTTCCCGGGGCCGCCGGAGGTGCCGGAGCCGTTCCACGGGCTGCCCGGCCTCGAGTTGCTGGTCCCGGCGGACGCCGCGGACGTCGCACCCGATCTGGTGATCTGCTTCGACGCGGCGAGCGAGTCGCGCCTCGGCGAGTTGGCCGGGCGGCTGTCGTCGGCGGGTGCGGCGCTGGTGCTGGACCACCACGCCTCCAATCCGGGGTTCGGCACCGTCAACCTGGTCGACCCGGGCGCCGCGGCGACGTCGGTGGTGGCCGAGCAGTTGCTGGCCAGGCTCGGGGTCGTGGTGGATCGGGCCATCGCCGAGTGCCTCTACGTGGCCCTGACCACGGATACTGGTTCGTTCCGGTTCGCGGCGACCACCCCGGCGGTGCACGAGATGGCCGCCCGGTTGCTGGCGACCGGCATCTCGCCCGGTGACATCTCCCGGCGGGTCTTCGACACCCGGCCCTTCGGCGCGGTCCGGCTCTTCGGTGAGGTGCTCGGCCGTGCGCAGCTGGAGCCGAGCGCTGCCGGTGGCAGGGGGCTGGTCTGGACCTTCGCCACTCTCGATGACCTGGCCCGGCACGACCAGCGTCCGTACGTGCTTGAGGCGTTGATCGACTCGGTGCGCTGCACGGCCGAGGCGGATGTGGGCTGTGTGTTGAAGCAGACCACGTCGGGCGAGTGGGCGGTGTCGATGCGCAGCAAGGGCGCGGTGGACGTCAGCCGGGTCGCTGTCGCGCTGGGCGGTGGTGGTCACACGTTCGCGGCCGGGTTCACCGGTCGGGGCACCGTCGAGCAGGTGGTGGAGTCGATTCGCGGCCAGCTGGACGCGGCGCTGGTCCGCTCCGTACGCTGA
- a CDS encoding DUF6186 family protein, translating into MRALAIGGFLTALVLFAVVEWMARREGSRIPTLGEMCAYVMRYEVGPVPVGRIGLFGFWWWLGWHFLAR; encoded by the coding sequence ATGCGGGCGCTCGCGATCGGCGGCTTCCTGACCGCGCTGGTCCTCTTCGCGGTGGTCGAGTGGATGGCCCGTCGGGAGGGTTCCCGGATTCCCACTCTGGGCGAGATGTGTGCGTACGTGATGCGCTACGAGGTCGGTCCGGTGCCGGTGGGCCGGATCGGTCTGTTCGGGTTCTGGTGGTGGCTGGGCTGGCACTTCCTGGCCCGCTGA
- a CDS encoding MATE family efflux transporter, which produces MSQSAHTDTATATSGSASPRRIASLALPALVVLAAEPLYVLVDTAVVGHLGRVPLAALAVGGTVMTLTAWVGTVVAYGTTGRAARRFGAGDRAAAVAEGVQSSWLAFGVGLLIAIGMQFGGGALARTLAGGGGEVADAAAHWLRIAALGAPGLLLAAAGNGWLRGVQDTRRPLFFVLGPNLLSALLCPLLVYPGGLGLIGSAVANVVAQTLCGALFAAALVAERVSLRPRPRVIRQQLVLSRDLLIRGVAFQASFLSATAVAARFGAAAVGAHQIALQLWFFTALVLDALAIAAQSLVGAALGAGDDAGARALARRIGLLGGVCGVGFALLIAAGAGVVPSWFSSDAGVREQAMAAWPWFVVMLPLAGVVFALDGVLIGAGDVRYLRNLTIVAALGGFLPAIWLAYALDLGLGGIWAGLTLFVVIRLVALLLRLRNGGWAVTGAVR; this is translated from the coding sequence ATGAGCCAGTCAGCCCACACCGACACCGCGACGGCCACCAGCGGGTCCGCCTCGCCGCGCCGCATCGCCAGCCTCGCCCTGCCGGCCCTCGTGGTGCTCGCCGCCGAGCCGCTCTACGTGCTGGTCGACACGGCCGTGGTCGGTCACCTCGGCCGGGTGCCGCTCGCCGCACTCGCCGTCGGCGGCACCGTGATGACCCTCACCGCATGGGTCGGCACCGTGGTCGCGTACGGCACCACCGGGCGCGCGGCTCGCCGCTTCGGCGCGGGTGACCGGGCCGCCGCGGTGGCCGAGGGCGTCCAGTCGTCCTGGCTGGCGTTCGGTGTCGGTCTGCTGATCGCGATCGGCATGCAGTTCGGCGGCGGCGCGCTCGCGCGTACCCTCGCCGGCGGTGGTGGCGAGGTGGCCGACGCCGCCGCGCACTGGCTGCGCATCGCGGCCCTCGGCGCCCCTGGCCTGCTGCTCGCCGCCGCCGGCAACGGCTGGCTGCGCGGTGTGCAGGACACCCGACGCCCGTTGTTCTTCGTGCTCGGCCCCAACCTGCTCTCCGCGCTGCTCTGCCCGCTGCTGGTCTACCCCGGTGGGCTGGGCCTGATCGGCTCGGCGGTGGCCAACGTCGTCGCGCAGACGCTCTGCGGGGCGCTGTTCGCCGCAGCACTGGTCGCCGAGCGGGTGTCGCTGCGGCCCCGGCCCCGCGTGATCCGCCAGCAACTGGTGCTCAGCCGCGACCTGCTGATCCGAGGGGTGGCGTTCCAGGCCAGCTTCCTCTCCGCGACCGCCGTCGCCGCCCGCTTCGGCGCCGCGGCCGTCGGCGCCCACCAGATCGCCCTGCAACTCTGGTTCTTCACCGCGCTGGTGCTCGACGCGCTGGCCATCGCCGCCCAGTCGCTGGTGGGCGCCGCGCTCGGCGCCGGCGACGACGCCGGCGCCCGGGCGCTCGCCCGCCGGATCGGGTTGCTCGGCGGCGTCTGCGGCGTCGGCTTCGCGCTGCTCATCGCCGCCGGCGCCGGCGTCGTGCCGTCGTGGTTCAGCTCCGACGCTGGCGTACGCGAGCAGGCCATGGCCGCCTGGCCGTGGTTCGTCGTCATGCTGCCGCTGGCCGGGGTGGTGTTCGCCCTGGACGGCGTGCTGATCGGCGCGGGGGACGTGCGGTACCTGCGCAACCTCACCATCGTGGCGGCGCTCGGCGGTTTCCTGCCGGCCATCTGGTTGGCGTACGCCCTCGACCTCGGGCTGGGCGGTATCTGGGCCGGGCTCACCCTTTTCGTGGTGATCCGGCTGGTCGCCCTGCTGCTGCGCCTGCGCAACGGCGGTTGGGCGGTCACCGGCGCGGTCCGCTGA
- the truB gene encoding tRNA pseudouridine(55) synthase TruB, protein MSTDGLIVVDKPGGMTSHDVVARIRRLAKTRRVGHGGTLDPMATGVLVIGVGRATRLLTYVIGAGKSYNGTIRLGQATVTDDAEGDVIATAPAGHLTDDAIRSALTALSGEVEQVPSAVSAIKIDGQRAYKRVRDGESVELPARRVTISRLEVLAIRRTEPDVVDVDVDVTCSSGTYIRAIARDAGLALDVGGHLTALRRTAVGGFTLAEAATLDELEQRAPDVVNLPLDAAADRFFPRREATPEEARVLAHGGPLDPAGLTGPYAVFGPAGGLIAIVSERDGRARAEIVLAPA, encoded by the coding sequence GTGAGCACCGATGGTCTGATCGTGGTCGACAAGCCCGGCGGCATGACGTCGCACGACGTGGTGGCGCGGATCCGCCGGCTGGCGAAGACCCGACGGGTCGGGCACGGCGGCACCCTCGACCCGATGGCCACCGGGGTGCTGGTGATCGGTGTGGGCCGAGCCACCCGCCTGCTGACCTATGTGATCGGCGCGGGCAAGAGCTACAACGGCACCATCCGGCTGGGCCAGGCCACCGTCACCGACGACGCCGAGGGCGATGTGATCGCCACCGCGCCCGCCGGTCACCTCACCGACGACGCGATCCGGTCGGCGCTGACCGCGCTCAGCGGCGAGGTCGAGCAGGTGCCGAGCGCGGTCAGCGCCATCAAGATCGACGGCCAGCGGGCGTACAAGCGGGTCCGCGACGGGGAGAGCGTCGAGCTGCCCGCGCGCCGGGTCACCATCTCCCGGCTGGAGGTGCTGGCGATCCGCCGTACCGAGCCGGACGTGGTGGACGTCGACGTCGACGTGACCTGCTCCTCCGGCACGTACATCCGGGCCATCGCCCGGGACGCGGGCCTGGCCCTCGACGTCGGCGGCCACCTGACAGCGCTGCGCCGAACCGCTGTGGGCGGCTTCACCCTCGCCGAGGCGGCGACCCTCGACGAGCTGGAGCAGCGTGCCCCGGACGTGGTGAACCTGCCGCTGGACGCGGCGGCCGACCGCTTCTTTCCGCGCCGCGAGGCGACACCCGAGGAGGCCCGGGTGCTCGCCCACGGCGGGCCGCTGGACCCGGCCGGCCTCACCGGGCCGTACGCCGTCTTCGGACCGGCCGGCGGCCTGATCGCTATCGTCAGCGAGCGGGACGGGCGGGCCCGCGCGGAGATCGTGCTCGCCCCGGCCTGA
- a CDS encoding bifunctional riboflavin kinase/FAD synthetase, with amino-acid sequence MQRWRGYDAAPGGWGRSVVTIGVFDGVHRGHQATIGHAVARARELGVQSVVVTFDPHPAEVVRPGSHPAVLTEPARKAELIEALGVDVLCVVPFTQEFSRLPAEQFVHDVLVENLHAALVVVGSNFRFGHRAAGDVALLERLGQTFGFAVEGGPLVAEDGTVFSSTYIRSCVDAGDVGAAAAALGRPHRLEGVVVRGDQRGRELGFPTANLLCHRYAAVPADGVYAARLIRRGQHEPLMAAVSVGTNPTFSGRERRVEAYALDFSGDLYGERLALDFVARLRGQIRYDSIEPLITQMNQDVERTRRALA; translated from the coding sequence ATGCAGCGGTGGCGGGGGTACGACGCGGCGCCCGGTGGGTGGGGACGCTCGGTCGTCACCATCGGCGTCTTCGACGGCGTGCACAGAGGGCACCAGGCGACCATCGGGCACGCCGTTGCCCGGGCCCGGGAGCTGGGCGTGCAGTCGGTGGTGGTCACCTTCGACCCGCACCCGGCCGAGGTGGTCCGCCCCGGCTCGCATCCGGCGGTGCTCACCGAGCCGGCCCGCAAGGCGGAGCTGATCGAGGCACTCGGCGTCGACGTGCTCTGCGTGGTGCCGTTCACCCAGGAGTTCTCCCGGCTGCCGGCCGAGCAGTTCGTGCACGACGTCCTGGTCGAGAACCTGCACGCGGCACTGGTGGTGGTCGGCAGCAACTTCCGCTTCGGGCACCGGGCGGCCGGCGACGTGGCCCTGTTGGAGCGGCTGGGGCAGACCTTCGGCTTCGCCGTCGAGGGCGGCCCGCTGGTCGCCGAGGACGGCACCGTCTTCTCCTCCACGTACATCCGCTCCTGCGTCGACGCGGGCGACGTGGGCGCGGCGGCCGCCGCGCTGGGCCGCCCACACCGCCTGGAGGGCGTGGTGGTCCGTGGCGACCAGCGGGGCCGGGAGCTGGGCTTTCCCACCGCCAACCTGCTCTGCCACCGGTATGCGGCGGTGCCCGCCGACGGGGTGTACGCGGCCCGGCTGATCCGCCGTGGGCAGCACGAACCGCTGATGGCGGCGGTGTCCGTGGGCACCAACCCGACCTTCTCCGGCCGGGAGCGGCGGGTGGAGGCGTACGCGCTGGACTTCTCCGGCGACCTGTACGGCGAACGGCTGGCCCTGGACTTCGTGGCGCGCCTACGCGGCCAGATCCGCTACGACTCGATCGAGCCGTTGATCACCCAGATGAACCAGGACGTCGAGCGCACCCGGCGTGCTCTGGCCTGA
- the rpsO gene encoding 30S ribosomal protein S15 translates to MALDQEAKASIRAEYATAEGDTGSPEVQVAVLTKRIAELTEHLKVHKHDHHSRRGLLLLVGRRRRLLNYVQKKDIARYRSLIERLGLRR, encoded by the coding sequence ATGGCGCTCGACCAGGAAGCCAAGGCCAGCATCCGTGCGGAGTACGCGACCGCCGAGGGCGACACCGGTTCGCCGGAGGTTCAGGTCGCGGTCCTCACCAAGCGGATCGCCGAGCTGACCGAGCACCTGAAGGTGCACAAGCACGACCACCACAGCCGCCGTGGGCTGCTGCTGCTGGTCGGCCGTCGCCGTCGGCTGCTCAACTACGTCCAGAAGAAGGACATTGCGCGCTACCGGTCGCTCATCGAGCGGCTCGGCCTGCGCCGGTGA
- a CDS encoding polyribonucleotide nucleotidyltransferase has protein sequence MTETKLGTESRTAVIDNGSFGTREITFSTGRLARQAAGSVIAQLGETVVLSATTAGKHPKEQFDFFPLTVDVEERMYAAGRIPGSFFRREGRPSEDAILTCRLIDRPLRPSFVKGLRNEVQVVETILALDPQHPYDVVAINAASMSTKLSGLPFSGPIGATRVAHIDGQWVAFPTLEELARATFDMVVAGRTLEDGDVAIMMVEAEATPNAVALISAGATAPTEEVVASGLEAAKPAIRELCRAQSELAEVAAKPVTEFPVFLDYQDDVFAAVADLARGEVAEAITIAGKADREEALDRVKARVAEELGARFEGREKELSAAFRSLTKSEVRNRVLREQVRMDGRGPRDIRALTAEVGVLPRVHGSALFERGETQILGVTTLNMLRMEQMVDTLSPENRKRYMHNYNFPPYSTGETGRVGSPKRREIGHGALAERALIPVLPSREEFPYAIRQVSEALGSNGSTSMGSVCASTLGLLSAGVPLKAPVAGIAMGLISDEVDGKTQYVTLTDILGAEDAFGDMDFKVAGTPEFVTALQLDTKLNGIPSDVLASALQQANEARQVILGVMKAAIEAPAEMSDYAPRVTTVKIPVDKIGMVIGPKGQTINAIQDETGAEISIEDDGTIYVGATNGPSAQAAVDRINGIANPTLPKQGERFLGTVVKTAAFGAFISLLPGRDGLLHISKVGDGKRVERVEDFLNVGDRVEVEIADIDARGKIYLDKVRPEGTEAPAAGEAAGGDRPAGRDRGDRAPRDRGDRERGGDRGGRGPERGNGGGEGGNGGGGGEGGEGGERPRRRTRHS, from the coding sequence ATGACCGAGACCAAACTCGGCACCGAATCCCGCACCGCCGTGATCGACAACGGGTCCTTCGGCACCCGTGAGATCACCTTCTCCACCGGTCGGCTGGCTCGCCAGGCCGCCGGTTCCGTCATCGCCCAGCTGGGCGAGACGGTCGTTCTCTCCGCCACCACCGCCGGTAAGCACCCGAAGGAGCAGTTCGACTTCTTCCCGCTGACCGTCGACGTCGAGGAGCGGATGTACGCCGCGGGCCGCATCCCCGGCTCGTTCTTCCGCCGTGAGGGCCGGCCGAGCGAGGACGCGATCCTCACCTGCCGCCTGATCGACCGGCCGCTGCGCCCGTCCTTCGTGAAGGGCCTGCGCAACGAGGTCCAGGTCGTCGAGACCATCCTCGCGCTGGACCCGCAGCACCCGTACGACGTCGTGGCGATCAACGCCGCCTCGATGTCGACCAAGCTCTCCGGCCTGCCGTTCTCCGGCCCGATCGGTGCGACCCGCGTCGCCCACATCGACGGCCAGTGGGTCGCCTTCCCGACCCTGGAGGAGCTGGCGCGCGCCACCTTCGACATGGTCGTGGCCGGCCGCACGCTCGAGGACGGCGACGTCGCGATCATGATGGTCGAGGCCGAGGCCACCCCGAACGCCGTCGCCCTGATCTCGGCCGGTGCCACCGCCCCGACCGAGGAGGTCGTCGCCAGCGGCCTGGAGGCCGCCAAGCCGGCGATCCGTGAGCTGTGCCGCGCGCAGAGCGAGCTGGCCGAGGTCGCCGCCAAGCCGGTCACCGAGTTCCCGGTCTTCCTGGACTACCAGGACGACGTGTTCGCCGCCGTGGCCGACCTGGCCCGTGGCGAGGTGGCCGAGGCGATCACCATCGCCGGCAAGGCCGACCGCGAGGAAGCCCTGGACCGGGTCAAGGCCCGGGTCGCCGAGGAGCTGGGTGCTCGGTTCGAGGGTCGGGAGAAGGAGCTCAGCGCCGCCTTCCGCTCGCTGACCAAGTCCGAGGTGCGCAACCGCGTGCTGCGCGAGCAGGTCCGCATGGACGGCCGCGGCCCGCGTGACATCCGGGCGCTGACCGCCGAGGTCGGCGTGCTGCCCCGGGTGCACGGTTCGGCGCTGTTCGAGCGGGGCGAGACCCAGATCCTGGGCGTCACCACGCTGAACATGCTCCGGATGGAGCAGATGGTGGACACGCTGTCCCCCGAGAACCGCAAGCGCTACATGCACAACTACAACTTCCCGCCGTACTCGACCGGTGAGACCGGCCGGGTCGGCTCGCCGAAGCGTCGCGAGATCGGCCACGGTGCGCTCGCCGAGCGTGCGCTGATCCCGGTGCTGCCGTCGCGCGAGGAGTTCCCGTACGCCATCCGGCAGGTGTCGGAGGCGCTCGGCTCCAACGGCTCCACCTCGATGGGTTCGGTCTGCGCGTCGACGCTGGGCCTGCTCTCCGCGGGTGTCCCGCTGAAGGCGCCGGTCGCCGGCATCGCGATGGGGCTCATCTCCGACGAGGTGGACGGCAAGACCCAGTACGTGACGCTGACCGACATCCTCGGTGCCGAGGACGCGTTCGGTGACATGGACTTCAAGGTCGCCGGCACGCCGGAGTTCGTCACCGCGCTCCAGCTCGACACCAAGCTCAACGGCATCCCGTCGGACGTGCTGGCTTCCGCGCTGCAGCAGGCGAACGAGGCCCGGCAGGTCATCCTCGGTGTCATGAAGGCCGCGATCGAGGCTCCGGCCGAGATGTCGGACTACGCGCCGCGGGTCACCACCGTCAAGATCCCGGTCGACAAGATCGGCATGGTGATCGGCCCGAAGGGTCAGACCATCAACGCGATCCAGGACGAGACCGGCGCCGAGATCTCCATCGAGGACGACGGCACGATCTACGTCGGCGCCACCAACGGCCCGTCGGCCCAGGCGGCCGTCGACCGGATCAACGGGATCGCCAACCCGACGCTGCCGAAGCAGGGCGAGCGGTTCCTCGGCACGGTGGTCAAGACCGCCGCGTTCGGCGCGTTCATCTCGCTGCTGCCGGGTCGTGACGGCCTGCTGCACATCTCCAAGGTGGGCGACGGCAAGCGGGTCGAGCGCGTTGAGGACTTCCTCAACGTCGGTGACCGGGTCGAGGTCGAGATCGCCGACATCGACGCGCGCGGCAAGATCTACCTGGACAAGGTCCGGCCGGAGGGCACCGAGGCGCCGGCCGCCGGCGAGGCCGCCGGTGGCGACCGTCCGGCTGGTCGTGACCGCGGCGACCGGGCTCCGCGTGACCGCGGCGACCGCGAGCGTGGCGGCGACCGGGGCGGGCGTGGCCCGGAGCGCGGCAACGGCGGCGGCGAGGGCGGCAACGGCGGCGGCGGCGGCGAGGGTGGCGAGGGCGGCGAGCGTCCGCGCCGCCGGACCCGGCACAGCTGA
- a CDS encoding M16 family metallopeptidase produces the protein MSRAFSAPFPPDRRGVAPSRDTGAGRSGGTARAVTRTLSDDPLGGTVRRTVLPSGLRVLTEAIPAMRSVSFGVWVAVGSRDETGPQAGAAHFLEHLLFKGTHKRTALEISSQIEAVGGETNAFTTKEYTCYYARVLDEDLPLAVDVMCDLVADSLLEPADVETERGVILEEIAMHDDEPGDEVHDLFVQAVYGDHPLGRLISGTAETVTPMTRRQIQSFYRGRYTAPQIVIAAAGNLDHAAVVKMVRQAVRGTPLDSDPATPAPHRAATPTVRTKPATTVVEPKETEQAHVILGCPGIDRLDERRFALGVLNNVLGGGMSSRLFQEIREQRGLAYSVYSYASQYADTGLFAVYAGCAPGKVDEVLALTRAELARVAADGLTEAEVARGKGMSKGSFVLGLEDTGSRMSRLAKGELLYGDLMPVDELLRRVDEVTVEDVNVLAAELLSRPMSLAVVGPFGAGDFAV, from the coding sequence GTGAGTCGGGCCTTCAGTGCGCCGTTTCCACCGGATCGACGGGGGGTGGCCCCCTCTCGGGACACCGGGGCGGGCCGCTCCGGCGGCACCGCCCGCGCGGTGACCCGGACGCTCAGCGACGATCCGCTGGGCGGCACGGTACGACGTACCGTGCTGCCCAGCGGGCTGCGCGTCCTCACCGAGGCGATTCCGGCGATGCGCAGCGTCTCGTTCGGCGTCTGGGTGGCGGTCGGCTCGCGCGACGAGACCGGCCCGCAGGCCGGTGCCGCGCACTTCCTTGAGCACCTGCTGTTCAAGGGCACGCACAAGCGCACCGCCCTGGAGATCTCCTCGCAGATCGAGGCGGTGGGTGGCGAGACCAACGCCTTCACCACGAAGGAATACACCTGCTACTACGCCCGCGTGCTGGACGAGGACCTGCCGCTCGCGGTCGACGTGATGTGCGACCTGGTGGCCGACTCGCTGTTGGAGCCGGCCGACGTCGAGACCGAGCGTGGCGTGATCCTGGAAGAGATCGCCATGCACGACGACGAGCCCGGTGACGAGGTGCACGACCTCTTCGTCCAGGCCGTCTACGGCGACCACCCGCTGGGCCGACTGATCTCCGGCACCGCCGAGACCGTCACGCCGATGACCCGCCGGCAGATCCAGAGTTTCTACCGGGGCCGCTACACGGCACCGCAGATCGTCATCGCCGCCGCCGGCAACCTCGACCACGCCGCAGTGGTCAAGATGGTCCGCCAGGCGGTGCGTGGCACCCCCCTGGACAGCGACCCGGCCACCCCGGCGCCACACCGCGCGGCAACCCCCACCGTACGGACGAAGCCGGCGACCACAGTGGTGGAGCCGAAGGAGACCGAGCAGGCGCACGTCATCCTCGGCTGCCCCGGCATCGACCGCCTCGACGAGCGGCGCTTCGCCCTCGGGGTGCTCAACAACGTGCTCGGCGGCGGCATGTCCAGCCGCCTGTTCCAGGAGATCCGCGAGCAGCGCGGCCTGGCGTACTCGGTCTACTCCTACGCCAGCCAGTACGCCGACACCGGCCTGTTCGCCGTCTACGCCGGCTGCGCGCCGGGCAAGGTGGACGAGGTGCTGGCCCTGACCCGCGCCGAGCTGGCCCGGGTCGCCGCCGACGGGTTGACCGAGGCCGAGGTGGCCCGCGGCAAGGGCATGAGCAAGGGCTCGTTCGTGCTCGGCCTGGAGGACACCGGTTCCCGGATGAGCCGGCTGGCCAAGGGCGAGCTGCTCTACGGCGACCTGATGCCGGTCGACGAGCTGCTCCGACGGGTCGACGAGGTCACCGTGGAGGACGTCAACGTCCTCGCTGCCGAGCTGCTCAGCCGGCCGATGTCGCTGGCCGTGGTCGGCCCCTTCGGCGCGGGCGACTTCGCGGTCTGA
- the dapB gene encoding 4-hydroxy-tetrahydrodipicolinate reductase, with amino-acid sequence MTDEQDKTPAEPLRVGVLGARGRMGIEVCKAVDAADDLELAASIDQGDSRSAVSAAEVVVDFTTPDVVMDNLRWCIDQGISAVVGTTGFTEQRLEQVRGWLADRPGVGVVIAPNFGIGAVLMMQFAARAARHFESVEIIEQHHPRKLDAPSGTATHTARQIARARAEAGLGPVPDATKDEVSGARGADIDGVRVHAVRATGLVAHQEVLFGTTGETLTIRHDSYDRASFMPGVLLAVRAVRNRPGLTVGLDALLD; translated from the coding sequence GTGACTGACGAGCAGGACAAGACCCCGGCCGAGCCGCTGCGGGTCGGCGTGTTGGGTGCCCGCGGCCGGATGGGCATCGAGGTCTGCAAGGCCGTCGACGCCGCCGACGACCTCGAACTCGCGGCGTCGATCGACCAGGGCGACAGCCGCTCCGCCGTGTCCGCCGCCGAGGTGGTCGTCGACTTCACCACGCCCGATGTCGTCATGGACAACCTGCGTTGGTGCATCGACCAGGGCATCAGTGCGGTCGTCGGCACGACCGGCTTCACCGAGCAGCGGCTGGAGCAGGTGCGTGGCTGGCTGGCCGACAGGCCCGGGGTGGGCGTGGTCATCGCCCCGAACTTCGGCATCGGCGCGGTGCTGATGATGCAGTTCGCCGCGCGGGCCGCCCGGCACTTCGAGTCCGTCGAGATCATCGAACAGCACCACCCGCGCAAGCTGGACGCCCCGAGCGGCACCGCCACCCACACCGCCCGGCAGATCGCCCGGGCCCGCGCGGAGGCCGGCCTCGGCCCGGTGCCGGACGCCACCAAGGACGAGGTGTCGGGCGCGCGCGGCGCCGACATCGACGGGGTACGCGTCCACGCCGTTCGTGCCACCGGCCTCGTCGCCCACCAGGAGGTGCTCTTCGGCACCACGGGCGAGACGCTGACCATCCGGCACGACTCCTACGACAGGGCGTCGTTCATGCCGGGCGTGCTGCTGGCCGTCCGCGCGGTGCGCAACCGCCCCGGCCTCACCGTCGGCCTGGACGCCCTGCTCGACTGA
- a CDS encoding GNAT family N-acetyltransferase, producing the protein MINGGHLDRAGRRVTLRPVDDDNWRAVADVAPRDDQRRFVAALGARYVLLSSRSEVWTSLAVYADETVVGHVMWGVDDDGSHWIGGMLIDAAEQGRGVGRATVQTLAPWLAAREGNPPVRLSYHPDNTPAAALYTSLGFHPTGAVDDEELVAEANGGSDKG; encoded by the coding sequence ATGATCAATGGGGGACACCTGGACCGGGCCGGGCGACGGGTGACGCTCCGGCCGGTCGACGACGACAACTGGCGGGCTGTGGCCGACGTCGCCCCGCGTGACGACCAGCGCCGGTTCGTGGCCGCGCTGGGCGCGCGGTACGTGCTGTTGAGCAGCCGCTCGGAGGTGTGGACCTCGCTCGCCGTGTACGCCGACGAGACGGTCGTCGGCCACGTCATGTGGGGCGTGGACGACGACGGCTCGCACTGGATCGGCGGAATGCTGATCGACGCCGCCGAGCAGGGCCGGGGCGTCGGCCGGGCCACCGTGCAGACGCTGGCCCCCTGGCTGGCGGCGCGGGAGGGCAACCCGCCGGTCCGCCTCTCGTACCACCCGGACAACACCCCGGCCGCCGCCCTCTACACCTCCCTGGGCTTCCACCCCACCGGAGCGGTCGACGACGAAGAGCTGGTCGCCGAAGCCAATGGCGGGTCGGACAAGGGCTGA